From one Drosophila subpulchrella strain 33 F10 #4 breed RU33 chromosome 3L, RU_Dsub_v1.1 Primary Assembly, whole genome shotgun sequence genomic stretch:
- the LOC119555488 gene encoding glycine-rich cell wall structural protein, producing MTKLSSRSPSMAAHFLAIMFLLMTTGIQTRRLGHRRLIIHVPVKVKTHHHTHTVYKVLHGAHGGGGGGGGGVKQTVYKVLGFSTHGGGIGKGGGGGGGHGSYDLGGMGHGGEITYEDMHGCESGKVIPAARDMIFNHYSRHGEGDGAGEDYAEELDDFVDLRDGWL from the exons ATGACCAAA TTGTCATCACGAAGTCCTTCGATGGCGGCTCATTTCCTGGCCATAATGTTCCTGTTGATGACGACGGGAATCCAAACGCGTCGTCTGGGCCATCGGCGCCTCATCATCCACGTGCCGGTCAAGGTGAAGACGCACCACCACACCCACACGGTCTACAAGGTGCTCCATGGAGCCcatggcggcggcggcggcggaggaggaggtgtGAAGCAAACAGTGTACAAAGTACTTGGCTTCTCCACACATGGAGGTGGTATTGGCAAgggtggaggaggaggtggtggcCATGGCAGCTACGACCTGGGCGGAATGGGCCACGGCGGCGAAATCACGTACGAGGACATGCACGGATGCGAGAGCGGCAAGGTGATTCCGGCGGCCAGGGACATGATTTTCAATCACTACTCGCGACACGGCGAGGGCGACGGAGCTGGCGAGGATTACGCCGAGGAGCTGGACGACTTTGTAGACCTAAGGGATGGCTGGTTGTGA